One Vicugna pacos chromosome 12, VicPac4, whole genome shotgun sequence genomic window carries:
- the ASCL1 gene encoding achaete-scute homolog 1, producing MESSAKMESGGAGQQSQPQPQQPFLPPAACFFATAAAAAAAAAAAAAQNAHQQQQAPQLSPAADGQPSGGGHKSAPKQVKRQRSSSPELMRCKRRLNFSGFGYSLPQQQPAAVARRNERERNRVKLVNLGFATLREHVPNGAANKKMSKVETLRSAVEYIRALQQLLDEHDAVSAAFQAGVLSPTISPNYSNDMNSMAGSPVSSYSSDEGSYDPLSPEEQELLDFTNWF from the coding sequence ATGGAGAGCTCTGCCAAGATGGAGAGCGGCGGCGCCGGCCAGCAGTCCCAGCCGCAGCCCCAGCAGCCCTTCCTGCCGCCCGCAGCTTGCTTCTTTGccacggccgcggcggcggcagcggcggcggcggcagcggcggcgcaGAACGCTCACCAGCAGCAGCAAGCGCCACAGCTGAGCCCGGCGGCCGACGGCCAGCCCTCAGGGGGCGGTCACAAGTCGGCGCCCAAGCAAGTCAAGCGCCAGCGCTCGTCCTCGCCCGAACTGATGCGCTGCAAACGCCGGCTCAACTTCAGCGGCTTCGGCTACAGCCTGCCGCAGCAGCAGCCGGCCGCCGTGGCGCGCCGCAACGAGCGCGAGCGCAACCGCGTCAAGCTGGTCAACCTGGGCTTCGCCACCCTTCGGGAGCACGTCCCCAACGGCGCAGCCAACAAGAAGATGAGCAAGGTGGAGACGCTCCGCTCCGCCGTCGAGTACATCCGAGCGCTGCAGCAGCTGCTGGACGAACACGACGCGGTGAGCGCCGCCTTCCAGGCTGGCGTCCTGTCGCCCACCATCTCTCCCAACTACTCCAACGACATGAACTCCATGGCCGGCTCGCCGGTCTCATCCTACTCGTCGGACGAGGGCTCTTACGACCCACTCAGCCCCGAGGAGCAAGAACTGCTCGACTTCACCAACTGGTTCTGA